The nucleotide sequence TGGTTTTAGGGGAGAGGGCAGTTTACGTCCTTTTATCCTAAGGAGAAAGTAGGGAGCATCTTGCAGCCAGGGGTAGTAACTGGTGCTAAGTCCAGAAGCTAAACACATTGAAGAGGCTGGCAATGTGGTATGGCTGCAAGGTAGGAAGGCAGGGTGCCTAGCTCCCCTATCTGCAGCCCAGctttggggaaggaggaggttggCCCTTCAGGTTTCAAGTCTCTCCCACTGGAATCCACTGCTGTGGTGCAGTGGAATCCCAGGTTGGGGAGAGGAGGCTGTGTACCCTCAGGACTGGGTGCTGGGCTTTGCTCAGCTGCTGGATATTGCTGCAGGTAGGTAGGACTTGTGGGCATTATGTAGGTGCAAGCCTGGGTCGTGGCCCATGACAGTCACTTAGCTTTTGGTCTTAGGTCTGTACCCCCAACTCCTCAGAGCCTCCCACCAAACCTTAAGCTCTATGCTTGAGGAAAGACCTGAGAAGGGGAAGCCAATGTTTAGCCCATTGTGAGCCTCTCTCTTGATCCTAAGACCTTGTGAGCCAAGCTTAGTCCCAACTACCTGGCTGGTGGTAAGGCCATGCTTTTCCTTCCACAAGTTTTAGGGTCCAGATCACATGGCCTTGGATAGCAAGAGCTGTGGCTAGGCATTGCCATTCTGATTGGGTGACATTTTGAACATACCTGGAGCCTTGAGATTTGCGCTTGACCCTGGGTAGGTCACTCTGGAAGGGGCCTCCTATCACTGCCTAGAGATGTAGTATGGGTGGGTCTGACCAGAGAATGGTCATTCCTGTGGTGAGAGTTTCTTCCCACTGGACAGCCAGTGTCCCAGATTGGGCCCTAGGAAATCAAGCTATGCtagaactcaggaccctgtgttGTACCCCAGAGTTGAGCGTGCCCCCTCTCCTTGCTGATCCAACCTGCTTTACAGGCTGATAGTGAAGCAGGGATGCTGGTGGACTGGCTGGCTGTTCTTTTTGGGATTGACTCTgggcctcttcctcctttctaggATGGGCACAGTTGTTGGGGGAGACCAGGCAAGGGTGGTGCCAGGTCACTGGCCCAAGGTAggccagagaagggaggagacgTTGGGATGCTTAGTGCTGGCTTCTGCTTAGTATCTGCGTGGGGCTCTGGCAATAAGTGCCATGGCTTCTTCATGTGGATGCCTGTGAGGGGCCACAGCAGGCACCCAGGCAGGACCTCCTTTGGCATCTTCTACCCCAGGGGTAGATCTGGGCTGGGACTGTGAGTTGTTTTGTCGGGATGGTGAGGAAGATGGATCTAGTGAATACTTGAGGCCACATCTGAAACAAAGTGTTTGAACAGGCAATTGGAGGTTGAATATTTCAGCCACCCGAATGGCACCTTTGCAGGGGATAGAATGGGGTGCAGGATCACGTAGGGTGTGCCTGAGTGTCCTCCGGAGCCAAGCCCAACTGGGAGATTGGTCTGTGATTGCAACTTAACCACCAACTACCCTCCTCCTGCTTGAGGCACAGTCCTCCTTTGTGATTCTGGAACATATTCTGGGGGGGTCatctatgggtttttttttttgtggtactggagtttgaactcagagctttgtgtttAGCTAGGCAGGTATTCTCCTCCAGCCCCAGCCCAACAGGTCTTGGTTCCTTAGACGTTCTGCAGCACCATGCGAGAAAGGAcgctggggcagggtggggagggtCCCTGCTTTGCATTTTCTACAGGCAGGGAGTTGGAGAGGGCATACTAGCGCCGTCTCCCTGGGCGGGGGGCTGTGGTGGGTAGGGAGCGGGCAGAGATCGAAGCGGCAGGAAAATACCCTTCCGTGTAGTTCCTTAAGATGTGGTCCCCAAGGTCTGCATCACTTCTCCTTTGACAGATGGGGTGGTTAAAAATGCAGACCCTGCCCCCATTCCCACTGGACAGGTCTGGACCAGGCCTGTGAATATGCATTTTTAGGAAACACCCCTCCCCACTCCTGTGCCTACAATAATTCTGGGTGCACTAGGGTTATTAGGGCTCTTTCAGTAATCACTGCTGCTCCAGGAGCCTCAGACACTGGATCCTTTTTTGGTAGTCTGGCTGGCTGCTTATCCATCCTTCTGTGGCCTTAGGTTTCCTTCCTCTCCCCGTGGCTTGGGCCTAGGGCAGCTGCTGTGGGAACATGAGCTGGGGACCAGTGCAGGCTGGCACACAGTAAGTTAAGAGGCATTGGATACATGGTGGCAAGAAGTCCAGCATTGAGTGCAGTGGGTTGGTGGCCTCCCACCAGCCTCCCTTAGTGTGGCCAAAGGATGGACTGTGGAGGTTTGAGCTGCAGCTTCTGGGGCTCACTGAGCATCTCTCCTCTCTGGCACAGGCTCTGGGCGTGGGGAGGCTGGGACGCGGGAGTGCATCTACTACAACGCCAACTGGGAGCTGGAGCGCACCAACCAGAGTGGCCTGGAGCGCTGCGAGGGTGAGCAGGACAAGCGGCTGCACTGCTATGCCTCCTGGCGCAACAGCTCAGGCACCATTGAGCTTGTCAAGAAGGGCTGCTGGCTGGATGACTTCAACTGCTATGACAGGTACTGCCCAGCCTGAATTCTACTGAAGCCCACCTGCACCACCCCCTGGGCCATGCAGGGCTCAGAATATCTGATCAGGGAAGAGGCTCTGAGGTGGAGCCCCTTCTACAAGCCCTTCTACAACTGTGTTTGCCCTGGCCCAGCTCTGAGGAACCCTGTTGATCCCCCAGCTTTGGGTCAGACTTCAGGGGAGGTGGGTTCACAATGCTGATGTTACCCATGAGATGTTCTGTCTGTGGGGAAGGATGTGGGTGGGCAGTCAGGGGAAAGTCTTGCATCCCCTGCTGGAAGGTTTGTAAGGAAAACTGCCTTCAGGCAGGAGTGCGTGGCCACTGAGGAGAACCCCCAGGTGTACTTCTGCTGCTGTGAAGGCAACTTCTGCAACGAGCGCTTCACTCACTTGCCAGAGGTTGGAGGCCCAGAAGGTAAGGGGCCAGGGGGAAAAGGGGTCCTGACACAGCAGACCTGGGCCTCTCCTTGGCCCAGAGTGCTTGTCTCTGGAGCTCAGTGGCGAGTGGCTGCGGGTGCCCCTGAGTGTGGGAGTGGGCGGGCTGTGTGACACAGGGCTCCGTATGTTCCCCAGTCACGTATGAGCCACCCCCGACAGCCCCAACCCTGCTCACGGTGCTGGCCTACTCGCTGCTGCCCATTGGGGGCCTCTCCCTCATTGTCCTGCTGGCCTTCTGGATGTATCGGCATCGCAAGCCCCCCTACGGCCATGTGGACATCCATGAGGTGAGAAAGGGCAGGCTTGGGGCAGGGCTGGGTGAAGGGAAGGAGACTGAACACTTACTAAGCCTTTGCTGTTTCTCAGGACCCTGGGCCTCCGCCCCCATCCCCTCTGGTGGGTCTAAAGCCACTACAGCTGCTGGAAATCAGGGCTCGGGGGCGCTTTGGCTGTGTCTGGAAGGCCCAGCTCATGAACGACTTCGTAGCTGTAAAGATTTTCCCACTCCAGGTGAGTGTTTTGGAACTCCAAGTCATCTGCTCTCCCTGTGGCCCCTAGCTGGAGCCTCTCCTGCTTTAGGGCATTCTAAGCTCATGATACATGGTGGGATGAGAGAAGAGGCCCCACTGGAAGTGGTCATCCATGTTGCTTTTGGCTGGTCTGAAGATTGCATGTAGCAGTGAGATTCTGTCAAAGACTTACCCTTGATACACTCTGGTTTCTGGATTTGTTTTTGACATCATTATCATCTCAGAAGCTACCCCAAAGACGTTCGGACATTTAGCATGTTCTGTCTCTTGCTTGTTGGTTGATACTGTCTAACTCCCTTCCCATCCCTGGGCCTCAGTGATCCCTTGTGCAAACCATGACACTGGCCTTCATCAGTCTCGGGGATTGCTATTGGCCTCATGTTCCAGAGCCTGGCCTCAGGCCCAATCTTCTCCTGGGCCCCTTGAGGATACTGAGGCTAAGAGAACGGGGAATGGGGTGCGGGTGGCTATCCTGCTGTGTGGCCATGTGCCTGCAGCAGGGTTGAGCCGTCTCCCCTCCTCAGGACAAGCAGTCATGGCAGAGTGAACGGGAGATCTTCAGCACACCTGGCATGAAGCACGAGAACCTGCTGCAGTTCATCGCTGCTGAGAAACGAGGCTCCAACCTTGAGGTGGAGCTGTGGCTCATCACGGCCTTCCATGACAAGGTGAGCCACGTCCATCAAGTAGACTCTAAGATGAGCTGGCTAGGTCCCCATGGTGGGGTCCATGATGGTATGAACCCTTCTCTAGGTGTGAACCTAGGTGTCCCTACAGTGAGAACCTCTGAGCCTGGGATACCTTCTTATGATAGGAGTAGTGACTTTGTGCTTACCACTCTGAGTCTCTACCCATCTTGGCCATATTTATCTCTTCTATTGATTATGGCCTTCCAGGAGAGGAGCCCAGACATTGGCCACTGAGACATTCCTCCCAGGGCTGGGCTGGGTTGGATTCTTGTCCTGCACCTAGAGCCTGTGCCCAAGTTCTGTGCTGCCTGCCTTCTCCTAGGGCTCCCTCACGGATTACCTCAAGGGGAACATCATTACATGGAATGAACTGTGTCACGTGGCAGAGACGATGTCACGAGGCCTCTCATACCTGCATGAGGATGTGCCCTGGTGCCGTGGTGAAGGCCACAAGCCATCTATTGCCCACAGGTACCTGGGTTAGCAGGTTCCCTTCCTGTGCTTGGCCTGGATCATCAGAGAGGGTTGGTGGCCAGGGTCTAGGGGGCCTCTTGACTTTCTAAACATGCTTGGTCTGTCTGGTGTGTCAGAGCAACTAGGCACAAACCCAGCCTGGACCAGTGTCCTGGGGATGGCATGGCCTCCCAAGTCGGTTTTCTGGTGCCCTCTGCTGGTCACATGAGAAAGTGCCGACTCTATTACTTTGGAGAATTGGCTTTCCACTTCTCAAAATTTTGATTAGAACCCTATTGCACTCTTTTCTTgaggggtttttctttttctttttttttttttttaacttttgtacTTACAAAACGAATTTTTAAGTGTGTAGGTTACATCTATGGATATTTTCTGGAGTAGACTACGTGTATTTTTTTTACCCACTGGAGTGACATCACCTGTCCTGTAGCCTCTGGAGAACTCTTCTCTGTACTCCTGAGAAAGTGAgcttaaaaaaggaaatgatggaTTATTATAAAAACCTTTTGAGTTgaatgtggtggttcatgcctgtaatctcagctctcagAGGGGCTGAGGCAGCAGAATCGGGAGTTTgaggcagcctgagctacacagatgtgaccctgtttcaaaaacagtttttttttttttaaccttgctgATCTCCTGAAACAGTGTTGGGGCTTTCTGGGGTCCTTGAATCACACCTTAAGACTTACCTTGTTCATTTACCACAATTGTTCATTACTAACTTGGCAGGCAAAATGCCTGGGTAATACCACTCATTGTACCTTGTTAATGCCTTGTGAGGAAGAAGCAGTTTCTCTCAGTCTCACCTTACAGGTGAGGGGACAGTGGTGCAGAGATGTTGAGTGACTTAGCCAAGGTCCCATAGCTGTGAGGGAGGGGAATGAGCCTTGAATCCCGTTTCAAAGCTGAAGGGTCCCAATGGTATCAGTAGTAATTACATAGAAGGTTGATTGTGTGAACTTGCCATTTTTGTAGGTCAAAAGGTTGAATGTCGACTCTTGCATATGGTTCAACTTAACAGTAATGCCTAGTAAGTGTGCCAGGAGTGGTCTGAGGTATTTGTATGTATTCCTGGTTTAATCTTCACAGTAAGACTGAGACAGACGCTGGGGACATAGAGAACCCACAGTAGCTCTTCTCATAAGGGGTGGAGCTGAGCACTTGTACCAGCACCCTGTTCCACCCCGTCTATGTGGCTTTGGCAAGCTGATTTTAAATTCTTGTTTGCATTCACGTTGCTGATACTACTTCTCAGAAAACTTGCATCCTGGGCTAATGTACCTGTGCCCAGttcctttgagaattcatgtacTGGCCTTTGATTCTTTGGGAATGGGACAGTGTCTGCCCGGCCATTGGGGTAGGAGTTACTTTGCCAACTCTTGTGGAAGCCTTCCATCAAAGGCAGTGAGGGATTCCCACACTAGAGTGGGCTCCAGAAGCTACCTCAACTCTGCACCGTGGCACAGACCCTGTACCCCAGATAGGGTGGGATGGTTGTCTTTGGGATCTGGGGCACGCACTCTGGTTATCTTGAGAGCCAAGGTGGGAATCATGATGTTGTGCTTCACCTAGGCCCACTTGTGTTCACAGGgattttaaaagcaagaatgtATTGCTGAAGAGCGACCTGACAGCTGTGCTGGCCGATTTTGGCCTGGCCGTTCGGTTTGAGCCAGGGAAACCTCCAGGAGACACCCATGGGCAGGTAACAAGCCTACACAGGAGAAATGGGGGGCTGCCCACAGTGGATATTCTGGTGCTCAGTGGGCAAGGGTCACTGCATGAATGCAGAGCTTTATGGGAGCTCAGAGAACAGGCTTTTGTTTTATCAGTGGGGAAATGGAGGCCTGGAGGTTGGTGAAACTTCTCTAGGTCAGTCAGCTGAGAAATCTAGACTCCCTCTTGGGATTTTGGCCATTCATTCTCAGTGGCCTCAGTCTTAGCCTTTCTCTTCAGTTGTAATTATTAAACAAGTTATAGAAAGAATGTACTAAGAATCCAAAACAAAAGCCTAGAAGAAGCAATGGGATTAAACCTAGGAAATCATCTTAAGACAGTAACTGTTGATATTTTTATGTTCTCCTTCTCTGTTTTTGGTCTTAATCTAAGTAAAATGATTCAGCGGTGTATTTCCTTGTGCTGTTTGCTATAGGAACTTGATTGTAATTCCATTTTACATCAATGCTGTCTCCAGTGggatatttaaaaatcatcatcGGGCATAAGCATAAAACTCTGCTCTGAGTGTGAATCAGGGCTTGTTGTCATTGGCATCCTGCTCTGAGTGCCACCACCTGCTCTCTCTGATGCATAAGGCTAGAGCTCCCCTATTCAGGTCAATGTGTATTTGTATATGGTTAGTCTCTGAagtccttcccttcctctgtccTCATATAGGTAGGCACCAGACGGTACATGGCACCTGAGGTGCTAGAGGGAGCCATCAACTTCCAGAGAGATGCTTTCCTGCGCATCGACATGTATGCTATGGGGCTGGTGCTGTGGGAGCTTGTGTCTCGCTGCAAGGCTGCAGATGGTGAGTGGGACAGCAGCTCTCAGCATCCTGGGTTGGGTGGAAGTTGCTGGGGATGATCCCACCAGGCTTTCTGTCACCTCCCAGGACCTGTGGATGAGTACATGCTGCCATTTGAGGAGGAGATTGGCCAACACCCTTCACTGGAGGAACTGCAGGAGGTGGTCGTACACAAGAAGATGAGGCCCGCCATTAAGGATCACTGGCTGAAGCACCCGGTGAGGAACTTGGGTGCAGTGGCCTCTGCAGGGGTATGGAAAAGGGGACCTTCCGTGTGTAGCAGGAGCCTGAGATCAAAGGGGAGTAGTGGGGCAAAGAGGAAGGCTGCAGGCTGCCACGTTGACAGGACCCTAGGGAGGTGTCCAGCGGCTGTGAGGAGCAAGGCAGGAAGATGCCCTCCTCTCACTGTGATTGAACTGCTACACACTGCATCTTTGTATAAGATTTGATTTGAATGTCACTGCTGCAAGGCAAGTAGCGACATCTGCCCTGCGAGGGGCCTCCTCTTCCTTTGTTGAGGTTTTTAGTGAACCTTTCCTTGGGCTGTGGAGGAAGGCCAGTGGACACAGGGTGTCTGCATTTGCCCCTGACCCCTGCTAATGGACCTGTTACTGTGTTTGGGCTGGTAGGCTGTGTGGATCCTCTAGTTTGTCGTTCCCTGTGTTTGTTCTCACTGAAGGGCCCTAACAGTGGCTTTTCCCTTCCCCTACTGCTGTGCAGGGCCTGGCCCAGCTCTGTGTGACCATTGAAGAGTGCTGGGATCATGATGCAGAGGCGCGCCTGTCTGCAGGCTGTGTGGAAGAGCGGGTGTCTCTGATCCGGAGGTCGGTCAACGGCACTACCTCGGACTGTCTTGTCTCCCTGGTGACCTCCGTCACCAATGTGGACTTGCCCCCTAAAGAGTCCAGCATCTAAGCCCAGGACACAAGTGTCTCTGCAGACTCAGTGGatctgaagaaaaaaaggaaaaacgtgttttgttttggaaaatccCATAAAACcaacaaacacataaaatgcaGCTGCTATTTTATCttgactttttattattattataattattataattattattaatattattttttggaCTGGATCAGTTTTTACCAGCATATTGCTCTACTGTATCGCAAACAGCAGACACGTCAGCAGGCGTTGAGGTGCTGAGCTGTGAATGCAGAACCAGCGCCATGCTGAAGAGCCTCAGTCACCTCCTGTCCTTCGGGattcatttttccctctttttttatttgtcgTCTCAGAATCTGTGACATAAAGAAACCCATCTCCTGTCTTAGGAAACTTAATGCTGCAAACTCTACTAGAGGAACCTTTGAAGACTGTTACATAAGAACTTACCTTCCTCAGAAGAGGGCTTCTGCTCCCTCAACCCTGCCCCACCCTCCCCaccttttattttgtgtttctccCCTTTTAGGCAGTCAGCTTAAGGAACAGCAGATGTGTCTTTCATGGATTTAACGGGTGTTGTCCTGACCAAGGAAAAACTGGGATGAGGACGAGGATGGTTTGGACTGGAGCTGGAAGGGGAGGACGATGCTGGGTAGGGTTTGGAATAGAGCTACACTGGACTCGGGCACATTTGGAGCAACATCTTTGCTATGGAGGCTACTTCTCAGGTAACCAGGCGTCGAGGGCAAGGACCTGGTGGAGGCCGAGCACTACCGGCAAGTGCAGGGTCTGGAGAAAGTCAGAGCAGGGGCAGCTCTGAGCCACCTGCTGGTCCTGACCAGTTTCTTTCCACTGACTTGGGCTTGGTCATAGGATGATACACTTTTTCTGCCCAGATTTTAAGATTTGGTTAGGGCAGAAATCGTCACAGTCTAGTGAACATTCTTCGTAAGACATGATGCTGTAAATATCTTTCACAGAGGAAATCTTGAAGTTTCCTCCTGGAGCAGTTCAGGGAAAGGCCCGTGGGGGCGCCCTGCACAGCTGGGGCAGCTCTGACTTGGCTCCTTGTGGTGACATTACTGACCCCTTTATGTGGCTCGTGGAAACGGCTTTCTCCAGACCCCTTAAAGTGGTGCATATTCTAAAAAACCGTTTTTCTATTATGCCATAAACTTGCTCTAGTCAGTGAATGTTTCTAATGCTGCTGTTTGgacatttgagttttttttaatttatgaaacatgctacatttttttttcagacaaacCATACAcacccacatatacacacatgcttTGCTATGTGGCTTCCaaggtttaaattttaaaaagtaaaagaattaaaACTTCACGACCACAGACCACCTCAAACCAGAAATACCTCAGAATTTTCTACTTGTGtaagttttattatatattttgttagtTGTGTTGTCTTTTAGTAAGTATATTTTAATGTAAGTTGGCTTTTATGACAAGGAAgtttaaagaaatagagaaaaagaaaaaaactttatgtCTTCTAGGGAGtactaccttttattttttattttattttattttttttgataatagcccCTTGTAAATAATCGTCATCAACTGTAGGTTGGGTGTCTGGGCCGAGTCTTGGCTTTCATCACTCTCATTTGTGAAGGCTTTTCCTTCTGGTTTCTTTAGACTGTTTTATTTAAGAGCAGCGCATCTCTTGATCGCGAcgataggctagttggtgataGGGAGGGTTGGCCTGGGTGAACTGAAGATGGCTACCTTCTCCTGGGTTGCTTGGAGGGTCAGGTGTTTCTCGGAACTCCACTGGGTGATGTTCAGAATGACAACTCCAGTGTAACTTGGTAGAATTGTGGCCCTTTGGCCCACATGGGGTAATTTTACTTGAGATTTAGTTCCTTTAGCAGATAGATCGGCAGCAGCAgtactggcggtgattgggtcaTAGTGCCCATGACTGCGTGGTGTGGTCTGGGAGGCTGTGCTACAGCGTGAGAATACTGCACACACTGGGCATCTGCTCGTGCTCTGTGTGCCATGTGGGCTACTGTGCCTGCCACTGTGGCGGTGTCCTTTTTTGGGGGTGTTTGTGCACCAGGTGCTGCGGGAGGCCAGTTTGTTTCCCTCTCAGAGCTCAGTTTCTGCTTCTGTGGGTCACTGTGGGTTGGCCAAGTGGTACGGGGacaggtattttttgttttggtaagcTATGTTGTCTTTCTTCTATTTGATTTTGTGCTgtggtatttttctttccttagaaTACCCTTTAATGGAAAAACAGGCCTTACAGcagttgcttttcttttccacttATTTCTTTAAgaagctttaaaatatttattgaaaagtgCCATATCAACTTTCTTTAGCTTTCTCCTCAGGCAGTGAGGGCATCTCTACTTTTCATCCTCATAAGAAACAAACCACTAACAAATGTAGTTTAATTCATTGCAGGAATAACCAGATCACCAGTCTGGGTGGTGCCGCACCCTAAGCCCCAGCTTCCCCATTTAGTTTTATGTTTCCTCTTGGTAGTTTTTCTTTTGTATGCTGACTTGATCCTTGTGAGAAGTTTTGGCCTGACCTAGGGAGCATTGAGCTCTGGTGTGGAACCTCCAGTCAGGACACATTACAGGCAGGGCAGGCCCGATCCCTTCTCTGGATGGCCTCCCTCTTTCCTGATCCTTTGTCCAGTCACTGA is from Castor canadensis chromosome 17, mCasCan1.hap1v2, whole genome shotgun sequence and encodes:
- the Acvr2b gene encoding activin receptor type-2B isoform X1 yields the protein MKQRGRLQEPTGVSCTPSCHSASCSSHGSVLVMTPTCARFPCMGHRGTLLGPLLFWATGREEEGSGRGEAGTRECIYYNANWELERTNQSGLERCEGEQDKRLHCYASWRNSSGTIELVKKGCWLDDFNCYDRQECVATEENPQVYFCCCEGNFCNERFTHLPEVGGPEVTYEPPPTAPTLLTVLAYSLLPIGGLSLIVLLAFWMYRHRKPPYGHVDIHEDPGPPPPSPLVGLKPLQLLEIRARGRFGCVWKAQLMNDFVAVKIFPLQDKQSWQSEREIFSTPGMKHENLLQFIAAEKRGSNLEVELWLITAFHDKGSLTDYLKGNIITWNELCHVAETMSRGLSYLHEDVPWCRGEGHKPSIAHRDFKSKNVLLKSDLTAVLADFGLAVRFEPGKPPGDTHGQVGTRRYMAPEVLEGAINFQRDAFLRIDMYAMGLVLWELVSRCKAADGPVDEYMLPFEEEIGQHPSLEELQEVVVHKKMRPAIKDHWLKHPGLAQLCVTIEECWDHDAEARLSAGCVEERVSLIRRSVNGTTSDCLVSLVTSVTNVDLPPKESSI
- the Acvr2b gene encoding activin receptor type-2B isoform X2, which encodes MKQRGRLQEPTGVSCTPSCHSASCSSHGSVLVMTPTCARFPCMGHRGTLLGPLLFWATGREEEGSGRGEAGTRECIYYNANWELERTNQSGLERCEGEQDKRLHCYASWRNSSGTIELVKKGCWLDDFNCYDRQECVATEENPQVYFCCCEGNFCNERFTHLPEVGGPEAPTLLTVLAYSLLPIGGLSLIVLLAFWMYRHRKPPYGHVDIHEDPGPPPPSPLVGLKPLQLLEIRARGRFGCVWKAQLMNDFVAVKIFPLQDKQSWQSEREIFSTPGMKHENLLQFIAAEKRGSNLEVELWLITAFHDKGSLTDYLKGNIITWNELCHVAETMSRGLSYLHEDVPWCRGEGHKPSIAHRDFKSKNVLLKSDLTAVLADFGLAVRFEPGKPPGDTHGQVGTRRYMAPEVLEGAINFQRDAFLRIDMYAMGLVLWELVSRCKAADGPVDEYMLPFEEEIGQHPSLEELQEVVVHKKMRPAIKDHWLKHPGLAQLCVTIEECWDHDAEARLSAGCVEERVSLIRRSVNGTTSDCLVSLVTSVTNVDLPPKESSI
- the Acvr2b gene encoding activin receptor type-2B isoform X3, which translates into the protein MTAPWAALALLWGSLCAGSGRGEAGTRECIYYNANWELERTNQSGLERCEGEQDKRLHCYASWRNSSGTIELVKKGCWLDDFNCYDRQECVATEENPQVYFCCCEGNFCNERFTHLPEVGGPEVTYEPPPTAPTLLTVLAYSLLPIGGLSLIVLLAFWMYRHRKPPYGHVDIHEDPGPPPPSPLVGLKPLQLLEIRARGRFGCVWKAQLMNDFVAVKIFPLQDKQSWQSEREIFSTPGMKHENLLQFIAAEKRGSNLEVELWLITAFHDKGSLTDYLKGNIITWNELCHVAETMSRGLSYLHEDVPWCRGEGHKPSIAHRDFKSKNVLLKSDLTAVLADFGLAVRFEPGKPPGDTHGQVGTRRYMAPEVLEGAINFQRDAFLRIDMYAMGLVLWELVSRCKAADGPVDEYMLPFEEEIGQHPSLEELQEVVVHKKMRPAIKDHWLKHPGLAQLCVTIEECWDHDAEARLSAGCVEERVSLIRRSVNGTTSDCLVSLVTSVTNVDLPPKESSI